A single region of the Streptomyces sp. NBC_01262 genome encodes:
- a CDS encoding DUF3093 domain-containing protein yields the protein MQPYDERLIVPRSWWLIAAGSGFAFALILLPLGTLPMLAGLVGGGALAAAAVSSYGSARIRVVAGSLVAGDARIPVEALGEATVLDADEAIAWRRHKADPRAFMLLRAYIPTALKVEITDPADPTPYVYLSTRSPQRLASALDAVRAR from the coding sequence ATGCAGCCTTACGACGAACGCCTCATCGTGCCGCGCTCCTGGTGGCTCATCGCCGCCGGCTCCGGGTTCGCCTTCGCGCTGATCCTGCTGCCGCTGGGCACGTTGCCGATGCTGGCGGGCCTGGTCGGCGGCGGGGCGCTGGCGGCCGCCGCGGTGAGCTCGTACGGGTCGGCGCGGATCCGCGTCGTGGCGGGTTCGCTGGTCGCGGGGGACGCGAGGATCCCGGTGGAGGCGCTGGGCGAGGCCACGGTGCTGGACGCCGACGAGGCGATCGCCTGGCGGCGTCACAAGGCCGACCCCCGGGCTTTCATGCTGCTGCGCGCGTACATCCCGACGGCGCTGAAGGTCGAGATCACGGACCCGGCGGATCCGACGCCGTATGTGTACCTGTCGACCCGCTCGCCGCAGCGGCTGGCCTCCGCGCTGGACGCGGTCAGGGCTCGATAG